The Terriglobus tenax genome contains a region encoding:
- a CDS encoding ROK family transcriptional regulator — MMVHDMPRMGKDKERVSSRTQTEFAVLQLIQREPSISRVELAQRLGLSTANITGVVGGLVEKKFLVEEMSSAKVVGRRRISLTMHPDLGNVVGVDIGTFNLRIAITDLNGKLLGYREEATEMWRGREAALNRCFQLIDQALADAGVARSSVLGIGVAFSGVIDVARGMVLSYPRLGHAEQWKNVPLKQLVEDYFGIPCLLEDSARAVATSECFLGAGQNFRDFVYVDAGMGIGASIFIGGSIYRGFNGSAGEFGHMTVDENGPLCLCGNNGCLEAMASSATIIEAVRRALSKGVISKTLEMAGNDMDRISIEIIAQAAEENDSLAFRVLSEAASHIGASAADLVNLLNPEAIIFGGALFRAAPVLLLDQIRRVVRQRAMEKAVNDVQLLISPLSTNAGAVGAARLTAAALMESVHNRGAETAIPTMPQQAVHAG; from the coding sequence ATGATGGTTCACGATATGCCGCGCATGGGGAAGGACAAAGAACGCGTTTCGAGCAGGACGCAGACCGAGTTTGCCGTGCTGCAGCTGATTCAGCGTGAACCCTCCATCTCTCGCGTGGAGCTGGCGCAGCGGCTGGGTCTGAGCACCGCCAATATTACCGGCGTGGTGGGCGGTCTGGTGGAGAAGAAGTTCCTTGTCGAGGAGATGTCTTCCGCCAAGGTTGTGGGCCGCCGCCGCATTTCGCTAACCATGCACCCCGACCTGGGTAACGTGGTTGGCGTGGATATCGGTACCTTCAACCTGCGTATCGCCATTACGGACCTGAACGGCAAGCTGCTGGGCTATCGGGAAGAAGCTACCGAGATGTGGCGCGGGCGCGAAGCCGCGCTCAATCGCTGCTTTCAACTGATCGACCAGGCACTGGCGGACGCCGGCGTTGCGCGCAGCTCGGTGCTGGGCATTGGCGTTGCCTTCTCCGGCGTGATCGATGTCGCCCGAGGCATGGTGCTCTCCTACCCGCGACTGGGCCACGCCGAACAATGGAAGAATGTGCCGCTGAAGCAGTTGGTGGAGGATTACTTTGGGATTCCCTGCCTGCTGGAGGACAGCGCGCGTGCTGTGGCCACCAGCGAATGCTTTCTGGGTGCGGGGCAGAACTTTCGCGACTTCGTGTACGTTGACGCGGGCATGGGTATCGGCGCTTCGATCTTTATCGGAGGCTCGATCTACCGTGGCTTTAATGGCAGTGCGGGCGAGTTTGGCCACATGACCGTGGATGAAAACGGGCCCCTGTGCCTGTGCGGCAATAACGGCTGCCTGGAGGCGATGGCCTCTTCCGCCACCATCATTGAGGCCGTGCGACGGGCCCTGTCCAAAGGCGTTATCTCCAAGACGCTGGAGATGGCCGGCAATGACATGGACCGCATCAGCATTGAGATTATTGCGCAGGCAGCCGAGGAGAACGACAGCCTTGCCTTCCGCGTGCTCTCAGAGGCAGCCTCGCACATTGGCGCGTCCGCGGCGGACCTGGTGAACCTGCTGAACCCCGAGGCCATCATCTTCGGCGGAGCGCTGTTCCGCGCCGCGCCGGTGCTGCTGCTGGACCAGATTCGCCGTGTCGTTCGCCAGCGTGCCATGGAAAAGGCAGTCAACGATGTGCAGTTGCTGATCTCTCCGCTGAGCACCAACGCGGGAGCAGTGGGCGCAGCCCGCCTGACAGCCGCGGCCCTGATGGAGAGCGTTCACAACCGCGGCGCGGAGACTGCTATACCCACCATGCCTCAACAGGCGGTTCACGCAGGATAG
- a CDS encoding sugar phosphate isomerase/epimerase family protein — MRLGVFNPVFAKLSLQQMLAELKLYPEITAVEVGTGGWPGSAHIDLDACLASKDAATTFRRQIQDAGLVISAFSCHGNPLHPDAAVASEADTLFRKTVRLAEMLEVPVVVTFSGCPGGGPQETKPNWITTPWPPEYSEMLAWQWEQRLIPYWQDAGAFAADHGIRVAIEAHPGFCVYNPETAMQLRATAGKSVGINLDPSHFFWQGVDLPAAIAYLGEAIFHVHAKDVALNTGNVARTGVLDAKSYTRMQERAWLFRSVGWGHGDLEWKGIASALRLAGYDYVISIEHEDALASIREGLSAAVATLSRAILREPPVEAWWV, encoded by the coding sequence ATGCGACTTGGTGTCTTCAATCCGGTCTTCGCAAAACTGAGCCTGCAGCAGATGCTGGCGGAACTGAAGCTCTATCCCGAGATTACCGCCGTCGAAGTCGGCACCGGTGGCTGGCCGGGCAGCGCACATATCGATCTGGACGCCTGCCTCGCCTCCAAAGACGCCGCCACAACCTTCAGGCGGCAGATTCAGGACGCCGGCCTGGTCATCAGCGCCTTCTCCTGCCATGGGAATCCGCTGCACCCGGACGCCGCCGTGGCCAGCGAAGCTGACACCCTCTTTCGCAAGACCGTACGTTTGGCGGAGATGCTGGAAGTGCCGGTCGTCGTCACCTTTTCCGGCTGCCCCGGAGGGGGGCCACAAGAGACGAAGCCTAACTGGATCACAACCCCCTGGCCGCCGGAGTACAGCGAGATGCTCGCCTGGCAGTGGGAACAGCGGTTGATTCCGTACTGGCAGGACGCCGGCGCATTCGCCGCGGACCATGGCATCAGGGTCGCAATTGAAGCCCACCCCGGTTTCTGCGTCTACAACCCGGAGACCGCCATGCAACTGCGCGCCACGGCGGGCAAGTCCGTCGGCATCAACCTGGACCCCAGCCACTTCTTCTGGCAGGGAGTCGACCTGCCGGCCGCGATTGCTTACCTGGGCGAGGCCATCTTCCATGTCCACGCCAAGGACGTCGCCCTGAACACCGGCAATGTAGCCCGCACCGGCGTGCTGGATGCGAAGAGTTATACCCGCATGCAGGAGCGCGCATGGTTGTTCCGCAGCGTCGGCTGGGGCCATGGCGATCTGGAGTGGAAGGGAATCGCCTCGGCGCTGCGCCTCGCGGGGTACGACTACGTCATCAGCATTGAGCATGAGGACGCACTGGCCTCGATTCGCGAAGGCCTGTCTGCGGCCGTGGCGACGCTCTCGCGGGCTATCCTGCGTGAACCGCCTGTTGAGGCATGGTGGGTATAG
- a CDS encoding Gfo/Idh/MocA family protein translates to MSSNKRLTMGLVGPGFIAPHHIDAVRRLGDVEVVAVAGSNPETARKKADLLHVRDAYGDFRELIARPDIDVIHNTTPNHLHFPVSLAALEAGKHVVSDKPVAMTSKEAATLRAAAASAGVVNAVTFNYRGNPLVQQMRLMIEQDKIGRLFFVHGQYLQDWMTDDHVYSWRSDPAKGGVSSALADIGSHWCDLAQHVSGARIIEVLADMTTIVKTRYTSGASAEAFSQNNSGEKYPVTVEGEDLASVLVRFDNGARGCFTVAQVLPGHKNGLEIELNGRAASLRWVQEEQNEIWIGHHDRPNETLKKDPSLMLAGAASYASLPGGHQEGWPDAFRNIIADIYQWIRTGNKPATVCTFADAEYTMRVLDAMLASHEAGSVWKQVQLMPGESTAPSFATHNSI, encoded by the coding sequence ATGTCATCCAACAAACGACTTACTATGGGACTGGTTGGCCCCGGATTTATTGCTCCCCACCACATTGACGCGGTGCGACGCCTGGGTGATGTTGAGGTTGTAGCCGTCGCGGGATCAAACCCGGAGACGGCCCGCAAGAAGGCCGACCTGCTGCACGTTCGCGATGCCTACGGTGATTTTCGCGAGCTGATCGCCCGGCCAGACATTGATGTGATCCACAACACCACGCCGAACCACCTGCACTTTCCGGTGAGCCTGGCAGCGCTGGAGGCGGGCAAGCATGTTGTCTCTGACAAGCCTGTGGCCATGACCAGCAAGGAAGCAGCGACCCTGCGCGCGGCGGCGGCCTCAGCCGGAGTGGTGAACGCGGTGACCTTCAACTACCGTGGCAATCCGCTGGTACAGCAGATGCGCCTGATGATTGAGCAGGACAAGATTGGCCGCCTGTTCTTCGTGCATGGGCAATACCTGCAGGACTGGATGACGGACGACCATGTGTATTCCTGGCGCTCGGACCCGGCGAAGGGCGGCGTGAGCTCAGCGCTGGCGGACATTGGCTCGCACTGGTGCGACCTGGCTCAGCATGTCTCCGGAGCTCGCATTATTGAAGTGCTGGCCGATATGACGACGATTGTGAAGACCCGCTACACCAGCGGCGCCTCCGCCGAGGCCTTCTCGCAGAACAATTCCGGGGAGAAGTATCCGGTGACGGTGGAAGGCGAGGACCTGGCCTCTGTGCTGGTGCGCTTCGACAACGGGGCACGTGGCTGCTTTACCGTGGCGCAGGTCTTGCCGGGGCATAAGAACGGCCTGGAGATTGAGCTGAATGGCCGCGCGGCCAGCCTGCGCTGGGTGCAGGAAGAGCAGAACGAGATCTGGATTGGCCACCATGACCGTCCCAACGAGACCCTGAAGAAAGACCCCAGCCTGATGCTGGCGGGAGCGGCCAGTTATGCCAGCCTGCCGGGCGGCCACCAGGAAGGCTGGCCGGATGCCTTCCGCAACATTATCGCGGACATTTATCAGTGGATCCGCACGGGCAACAAGCCAGCCACCGTCTGCACCTTTGCCGACGCCGAATACACGATGCGCGTGCTGGATGCTATGCTGGCGAGCCATGAGGCTGGTAGCGTGTGGAAGCAGGTTCAACTGATGCCCGGCGAGAGCACCGCACCATCCTTTGCGACCCACAATTCGATCTAA
- a CDS encoding MFS transporter — protein sequence MRFRLSTMMFLEFFIWGAWYVTVTTWVSQTLHFNGVQTGLIAGTTAIGAVLSPFIAGWVADNLMAAEKMLALLHLIGGGLMYAASLQTSFGPLYGLVLAYAVLYMPTLGLVNAIAFRQMTDPKSEFAPIRVLGTIGWICAGLVVSYGFQAEATALPLRLAAGASVALAVYSLLLPNTPPQAKERFSVGNLFPVEVRRMFLDRSFLIFALASFLICVPLQFYYAFTNPFLVQVGVANAAGKMTFGQMSELGCMLLIPWFFRRLGVKWMLVAGIAAWVLRYLCFAYGNPQAGMWMLLLGILLHGICYDFFFVTGQIYTDRKAPAAYRSAAQGLITLITYGVGMLLGSWLSGLVVDKYATADGHAWRSIWLVAASVAAVVLLFFLVAFKEEKTADA from the coding sequence ATGCGGTTCAGGCTTAGCACCATGATGTTTCTGGAGTTTTTCATCTGGGGCGCCTGGTATGTGACGGTAACAACCTGGGTAAGCCAGACACTGCACTTCAATGGTGTGCAAACCGGCCTGATCGCCGGTACGACGGCAATTGGCGCCGTGCTTTCGCCCTTTATTGCCGGATGGGTGGCCGATAACCTGATGGCCGCGGAGAAGATGCTGGCGCTGCTGCACCTGATTGGCGGCGGGCTGATGTATGCGGCGTCTTTGCAGACAAGCTTCGGTCCGCTGTACGGCCTGGTGCTGGCGTATGCCGTTCTCTACATGCCGACGCTCGGTCTGGTGAACGCGATTGCTTTCCGCCAGATGACCGATCCGAAGTCAGAGTTTGCGCCGATCCGCGTGCTTGGAACGATTGGCTGGATCTGCGCGGGGCTGGTGGTGAGCTATGGGTTCCAGGCGGAGGCCACGGCGCTTCCGCTGCGGCTGGCTGCCGGCGCCTCGGTGGCGCTGGCGGTGTATTCCCTGCTGCTGCCCAATACGCCCCCGCAGGCGAAGGAACGCTTCAGCGTGGGCAACCTGTTTCCGGTGGAGGTGCGGCGCATGTTCCTGGACCGCAGCTTCCTGATCTTTGCACTGGCGTCGTTCCTGATCTGCGTTCCGCTGCAGTTCTACTATGCCTTCACCAATCCCTTCCTGGTGCAGGTGGGTGTGGCCAACGCCGCGGGCAAGATGACCTTTGGCCAGATGTCCGAGCTTGGCTGCATGCTGCTGATCCCGTGGTTCTTCCGCCGGCTGGGTGTGAAGTGGATGCTGGTGGCGGGCATTGCGGCCTGGGTGCTGCGTTATCTTTGCTTCGCGTATGGCAATCCGCAGGCGGGCATGTGGATGCTGCTGCTGGGCATCCTGCTGCATGGCATCTGCTATGACTTCTTCTTTGTAACCGGGCAGATCTATACGGACCGCAAGGCTCCGGCTGCGTATCGCAGCGCGGCCCAGGGACTGATCACACTGATCACCTACGGCGTGGGCATGCTGCTGGGTTCGTGGCTGTCTGGCCTGGTGGTGGACAAGTATGCCACGGCCGATGGGCACGCATGGAGGTCCATCTGGCTGGTGGCGGCGTCGGTTGCCGCCGTGGTGCTGCTGTTCTTCCTGGTGGCGTTCAAGGAAGAGAAGACGGCTGACGCGTAA
- a CDS encoding sugar phosphate isomerase/epimerase family protein, giving the protein MHYSRREFGKLALSSLPVAAALASNPARLFAATKPNSKINGVQIGVISYSYRQMPQNGALDDLKYAVENGINALELETVQEEWAGAPKRPAMNRPGANAPQTSASRAAGPRQMSPEQQAAMKQYAEDLKKFRLSVPMSKYEELKKIYADAGCSIYAFKITLNMAMEDAEFDYAFKAAKACGASHLTMEMPDGKPELTKRIGEFASKYKMMMGYHAHLQATPTTWDEAMAQSPYNGINLDIGHYTAAGNTDTIEFIRKNHARITSMHVKDRKNKEHGEANMPFGEGDTPIKEALQLMKKEGYKFPATIELEYPIPEGSDSVKEVAKCLSYCKAALA; this is encoded by the coding sequence ATGCATTACTCACGACGTGAATTCGGCAAACTGGCCTTGTCGAGCCTGCCTGTGGCTGCCGCCCTGGCCTCTAACCCCGCGCGTTTGTTCGCGGCCACCAAGCCCAACTCAAAGATCAACGGCGTGCAGATCGGCGTCATCAGCTACAGCTACCGCCAGATGCCCCAGAACGGCGCCCTCGATGACCTGAAGTACGCCGTCGAAAACGGTATCAACGCGCTCGAGCTTGAAACCGTCCAGGAAGAGTGGGCAGGCGCTCCGAAGCGTCCCGCGATGAATCGTCCGGGTGCCAACGCTCCACAGACCAGTGCATCGCGCGCCGCCGGCCCCCGCCAGATGTCGCCCGAGCAGCAGGCCGCCATGAAGCAGTATGCCGAAGACCTCAAGAAGTTCCGCCTCTCCGTCCCCATGTCCAAGTACGAGGAACTGAAGAAGATCTACGCCGATGCAGGTTGTTCGATCTATGCCTTCAAAATCACGCTGAACATGGCTATGGAAGACGCTGAGTTCGACTACGCCTTCAAGGCTGCCAAGGCCTGCGGAGCAAGCCACCTCACGATGGAGATGCCCGACGGAAAGCCCGAGCTCACCAAGCGCATCGGCGAGTTTGCGTCCAAGTACAAGATGATGATGGGCTACCACGCCCACCTGCAGGCCACACCCACCACCTGGGACGAAGCCATGGCGCAGTCGCCCTACAACGGCATCAACCTCGACATCGGCCACTACACCGCCGCCGGCAACACAGACACGATCGAGTTCATCAGGAAGAACCACGCCCGCATCACCAGCATGCACGTCAAGGACCGCAAGAACAAAGAGCACGGCGAAGCCAACATGCCCTTCGGCGAGGGCGACACGCCCATCAAGGAAGCGCTGCAGCTGATGAAGAAGGAAGGCTACAAGTTCCCGGCGACCATCGAACTGGAGTACCCCATCCCCGAGGGTTCAGACTCGGTGAAGGAAGTCGCCAAGTGCCTGTCCTACTGCAAGGCAGCACTGGCATAA
- a CDS encoding acido-empty-quinoprotein group A, with the protein MRVLKTLGTIALAAMSAAPALAQKAWLDPADILKPKPDSWPTYSGDYSGQRFSPLTEINKTNVHGLTLAWMQRLTPGSAPPSAAPGSFMQAAAAPPTTVGGVGTIEAPMGTVKGAILKVNGVLYVTSPDNVWALDAYDGHELWHFLWKTRGGTHIGNRGVGMWHDRLFFETPDNYLVALDASTGKEIWHKEIASFDLQYFSTMAPIVIGNHLLVGTGNDLDEPGLLQSFNPETGDVEWKWYAVPMKEGDPGLDTWKNLDAASHGGGNVWVPGSYDPETHLYIFGTGNPTAAYTSQLRGPGANLYTCSLVALDVDTGKMKWYYQTSPHDTHDFDSTQTPTIVDGTFNGKPRKLVLTAARNGYFFVLDRLTGEHLLTSKLVDSPNWAKDTLDKNGAPDRDPAKDFDLGGALVSPANGGIVNWPPPAYSPQTGLFYAHAQESYAMYYLATTDPRGAMGLGGKDELSVGSLGSYLVAMDYKTGKPAWKHRYPGVAGGGGLNGLLTTAGGLLFASDARNNFVAHDAATGKPLWHTHISTTNAPESYTLDGHQYILVAGGDMVYAFRLQ; encoded by the coding sequence ATGCGCGTACTGAAGACACTGGGAACCATTGCACTTGCGGCCATGTCCGCGGCCCCCGCGCTTGCGCAAAAGGCGTGGCTCGATCCGGCCGATATTCTGAAGCCCAAGCCCGATAGCTGGCCAACCTACTCCGGCGACTACAGCGGACAACGTTTCAGTCCGCTGACAGAGATCAACAAGACCAACGTGCATGGGCTGACGCTGGCCTGGATGCAGCGTCTCACTCCGGGATCGGCTCCGCCCTCCGCGGCGCCCGGTAGCTTCATGCAGGCTGCCGCCGCTCCGCCCACAACCGTTGGCGGCGTGGGCACCATTGAAGCTCCCATGGGCACCGTGAAGGGCGCCATCCTGAAGGTGAATGGCGTGCTCTATGTCACCTCGCCAGACAATGTATGGGCCCTGGACGCATACGACGGTCACGAGCTGTGGCACTTCCTCTGGAAGACCCGTGGCGGCACCCACATCGGCAACCGCGGCGTGGGCATGTGGCATGACCGCCTCTTCTTCGAAACGCCGGACAACTACCTCGTGGCCCTGGACGCTTCGACCGGCAAGGAGATCTGGCACAAGGAGATCGCCTCCTTTGACCTGCAGTATTTCTCCACCATGGCGCCCATCGTCATTGGCAACCACCTCCTTGTGGGTACCGGCAACGATCTGGACGAGCCCGGCCTCCTGCAGTCCTTCAACCCGGAGACGGGCGACGTGGAGTGGAAGTGGTACGCCGTTCCCATGAAGGAAGGCGACCCCGGTCTCGACACCTGGAAGAACCTCGACGCAGCCTCGCACGGCGGCGGCAACGTCTGGGTGCCGGGCTCGTATGACCCGGAGACACACCTCTACATCTTCGGTACCGGCAACCCCACCGCTGCCTACACCTCGCAGCTTCGCGGACCCGGCGCCAACCTCTATACCTGCTCGCTGGTCGCGCTCGATGTCGATACCGGCAAGATGAAGTGGTATTACCAGACCTCGCCGCACGACACCCATGACTTCGATTCGACGCAGACGCCCACCATCGTGGACGGCACCTTCAATGGCAAGCCCCGCAAGCTGGTGCTGACCGCTGCCCGCAATGGCTACTTCTTCGTTCTGGACCGTCTGACCGGGGAGCATCTGCTGACCAGCAAGCTGGTGGACTCGCCCAACTGGGCGAAGGACACGCTGGACAAGAACGGAGCTCCGGATCGTGACCCGGCCAAGGACTTCGACCTTGGCGGCGCTCTGGTCTCGCCGGCCAACGGCGGCATCGTCAACTGGCCGCCTCCGGCTTACAGCCCGCAGACCGGCCTGTTCTATGCGCACGCACAGGAAAGCTACGCCATGTACTACCTGGCCACCACCGATCCTCGCGGAGCGATGGGCCTTGGGGGTAAGGACGAACTCAGCGTTGGCTCGCTGGGCAGCTATCTGGTCGCCATGGATTACAAGACCGGCAAGCCGGCATGGAAGCATCGTTATCCCGGAGTCGCGGGTGGCGGTGGCTTGAACGGCCTGCTCACAACGGCTGGCGGACTCCTGTTTGCCTCCGACGCGCGCAACAACTTTGTGGCGCATGACGCAGCAACCGGCAAGCCGCTGTGGCACACCCACATCTCCACCACCAACGCTCCCGAAAGCTACACGCTGGACGGTCACCAGTACATCCTGGTCGCCGGTGGAGACATGGTGTACGCCTTCCGCCTGCAATAG
- a CDS encoding c-type cytochrome — translation MTIFHTKLRRSALLGGFAAAVPLLIWLCADNLHVAAQQAAPSAEHGGQAAPAPGPGARGGLVAYPDRPKAPQEVLDRGKAAFGVNCAFCHGSDAGGGSVGPNLLRSEVVLQDKSGELIAPIVHGARADRGMPKIDLTDSQVADVAAWLHSLKVSSRAVITEKINIVVGDANTGKDTFTKLCGSCHSVTGDLAGFSAKFTDPRAMQQAWLMPGISAGRGPAAASAVKLNVPPVTATVTPSKGPAVTGKLDAIDDFYVQITTDDGLAHRFLRENDLPKVEIHDPLAAHRAMFRTIKDKEIHDITAYLVTLK, via the coding sequence ATGACGATCTTCCACACGAAACTTCGCCGAAGCGCCCTTTTAGGTGGTTTTGCGGCAGCGGTGCCTCTGCTGATATGGCTGTGCGCTGACAATCTCCACGTCGCGGCCCAGCAGGCTGCACCCAGCGCCGAGCACGGCGGACAGGCCGCTCCAGCCCCGGGCCCGGGGGCCCGCGGAGGTCTTGTAGCCTATCCTGACCGCCCGAAAGCTCCGCAGGAGGTGCTGGATCGCGGCAAGGCTGCTTTCGGTGTGAACTGCGCCTTCTGTCACGGTTCCGATGCAGGCGGCGGATCGGTCGGACCGAACCTGCTGCGCTCGGAAGTCGTGCTGCAGGATAAGAGCGGTGAGCTGATTGCTCCCATCGTGCACGGCGCCCGCGCCGACCGTGGCATGCCGAAGATCGATCTGACCGACTCTCAGGTTGCCGACGTAGCTGCCTGGCTCCACAGCCTGAAGGTAAGCAGCCGCGCAGTCATCACTGAGAAGATCAATATTGTGGTGGGGGACGCCAATACCGGCAAAGACACCTTCACCAAGCTCTGCGGCTCCTGCCACTCGGTCACCGGCGATCTGGCTGGTTTCTCCGCCAAGTTTACGGATCCCCGCGCCATGCAGCAGGCCTGGCTCATGCCCGGCATCAGCGCCGGTCGTGGCCCGGCAGCCGCTTCGGCGGTGAAGCTGAATGTTCCCCCTGTAACCGCGACCGTCACCCCGTCCAAGGGGCCGGCCGTGACCGGCAAGCTCGACGCCATTGACGATTTCTACGTTCAGATCACGACGGACGATGGATTGGCGCACCGTTTCCTGCGGGAGAACGATCTTCCGAAGGTTGAGATCCACGATCCCCTTGCCGCGCATCGCGCCATGTTCCGCACGATCAAGGACAAGGAAATCCACGACATTACCGCCTATCTGGTGACGCTGAAATAA
- a CDS encoding methyl-accepting chemotaxis protein codes for MNLQKLTIKQKLLTSYGIMMVLLVLLGGLSIYKINSLGDAMWEVGVKDSSKMFNAGMANGYSTEMLAAGRLIMVRELLNDQEGLKKATQAYETNEKAMRDSIATILQLGVSAQGRPILDAASAKLDRAGQLYPRFLQMVHAHQVKEAAQFAENELEPALLDVDSAGTTMLGRQRVVMEKANKQAEQEVLLARWIIGGLLLIGALASVLIAYVVRVLDRQLRHAVRELSEGSDQVTDASVQVASSSQHLAKDTSEQAAMIEETSASAEEINSMARRNAENSDHSTMLVGEAVRHSDDANRAVEQCVEAMDALSESSSQIAKIIEVIDKIAFQTNILALNAAVEAARAGEAGMGFAVVAEEVRNLAQRCAQAAQETAVLIKRSVDNTAAGRERMTTLVDSGRKVNEVFTRIKVMIDEIRLSSQEQGKGIEQISRAIGRMEQGTQKNAANAEESAAAAEELNAQSDALRAVAQDLALMTGLEVDGRTRQLATAKKRPTAPAVKPMTAGGSNYVSQKLATASVSSADANFTDF; via the coding sequence GTGAATCTGCAGAAACTTACGATCAAACAAAAACTACTGACCTCCTACGGGATCATGATGGTCCTCCTGGTGTTGCTGGGCGGCCTGTCGATCTACAAGATCAACAGCCTGGGCGATGCCATGTGGGAGGTGGGCGTCAAGGACTCCTCCAAGATGTTCAATGCAGGCATGGCCAATGGCTACTCCACCGAGATGCTGGCGGCAGGCCGTCTCATCATGGTGCGGGAGTTGTTGAATGACCAGGAGGGCCTGAAGAAAGCTACACAGGCTTACGAGACGAATGAAAAGGCCATGCGGGATTCAATTGCGACCATTCTGCAACTGGGTGTCTCCGCGCAGGGCCGCCCTATTCTGGATGCCGCCAGCGCGAAGCTTGACCGGGCGGGCCAACTTTATCCGCGTTTTCTGCAGATGGTTCATGCGCACCAGGTAAAGGAAGCAGCACAATTTGCGGAAAACGAGTTGGAGCCAGCGCTGCTGGACGTAGACTCTGCCGGGACCACGATGCTGGGCCGTCAGCGTGTGGTGATGGAAAAAGCCAATAAACAGGCAGAGCAGGAGGTTCTGCTCGCTCGCTGGATCATTGGTGGCCTGCTCCTTATCGGTGCTCTTGCCTCTGTTTTGATTGCGTACGTGGTTCGTGTGCTGGATCGCCAGTTGCGCCATGCGGTGCGTGAGCTCTCAGAGGGTTCTGACCAGGTGACGGATGCCTCGGTTCAGGTTGCCTCTTCCAGCCAGCACCTGGCGAAGGACACCTCTGAACAGGCGGCGATGATCGAGGAGACTTCGGCCTCCGCCGAAGAGATCAATTCCATGGCGCGGCGCAATGCTGAAAACTCTGACCACTCCACCATGCTGGTGGGCGAAGCCGTCCGCCACAGCGACGATGCCAACCGCGCAGTGGAACAGTGCGTGGAGGCGATGGATGCGCTCAGCGAGTCGAGCAGCCAGATTGCCAAGATCATTGAGGTGATCGACAAGATCGCCTTCCAGACCAACATTCTTGCGCTGAACGCAGCCGTGGAAGCTGCTCGCGCGGGTGAAGCCGGCATGGGCTTTGCTGTCGTCGCCGAAGAGGTCCGCAACCTGGCGCAGCGTTGCGCCCAGGCCGCGCAGGAGACTGCTGTGCTGATCAAGCGCTCTGTGGACAACACCGCTGCCGGCCGCGAGCGGATGACGACATTGGTGGATTCGGGCCGCAAGGTCAACGAGGTCTTCACGCGCATCAAGGTGATGATCGATGAGATTCGCCTGAGCAGCCAGGAACAGGGCAAGGGCATTGAACAGATCAGCCGCGCCATTGGCCGCATGGAACAGGGCACGCAGAAGAACGCAGCCAACGCGGAGGAAAGCGCGGCTGCCGCGGAAGAGCTGAACGCCCAGTCCGATGCCCTGCGAGCTGTGGCCCAGGACCTGGCACTGATGACCGGCCTGGAGGTGGACGGGCGCACGCGCCAGCTTGCCACGGCAAAGAAGCGTCCCACAGCCCCTGCCGTGAAACCGATGACGGCAGGAGGCAGCAACTATGTCTCACAGAAGCTTGCCACCGCATCCGTAAGCAGCGCAGACGCCAACTTCACCGACTTCTAA
- a CDS encoding chemotaxis protein CheW: protein MATKTNSRAVQVGLDTSRKHLIFSLGDEEFGIQVLNIKEIIQMQEVTAVPKTPVYVKGVINLRGQVIPVLDLSVRFSIPQRQYTAHTCIVVVRLASPMGERLIGAVADGVSEVLSISEEDIEPSPDFGNGTAVPYLLGMAKVRGSVKLLLDTDKVFCIENTADLN from the coding sequence ATGGCAACCAAGACAAACAGCCGGGCGGTGCAGGTGGGGCTCGATACGTCGCGCAAACATCTCATCTTCTCCCTGGGCGATGAAGAGTTCGGCATCCAGGTGCTGAACATCAAAGAGATCATCCAGATGCAGGAGGTCACGGCCGTTCCCAAGACGCCGGTCTATGTGAAAGGCGTGATCAACCTGCGCGGCCAGGTGATTCCTGTCCTTGACCTCTCGGTGCGCTTCAGCATTCCACAACGCCAGTACACGGCCCATACCTGCATTGTGGTGGTCCGCCTTGCTTCACCGATGGGTGAGCGCCTGATTGGCGCGGTGGCCGATGGCGTCAGCGAGGTTCTTTCCATCTCCGAGGAAGATATTGAGCCCAGCCCTGACTTCGGCAATGGCACCGCTGTTCCTTACCTGCTGGGCATGGCAAAGGTACGCGGCAGTGTAAAACTGCTGCTCGACACGGACAAGGTCTTCTGTATCGAGAACACAGCAGACCTCAATTAG